The Mucilaginibacter gracilis genomic interval GTAGATATGGCAAGGGACGCTTATGTTTGGTATGAATTGCAACAACCCGGTTTAGGTGAATTATTTTTAAAGGAACTGGATAATTGTTATGACAAGTTGGAAGCATGGCCTATTGCGTATGCTAAAATTCGGAAAAATTTCAGGCAAATTATCCTAAAAAAATTTCCTTATGTTTTGGTATTTGAAATTATTAAGCACGAAGTAGTTATTTATGCTGTATTTCATACCAGCCTAAGTCCCAGGAAAAAATTCAAAAGATAATCTCAAAATACTTTCAAACTCTTCGTCTTCCTCACTTTCAGTCTAAAAGGTTACCTTTGCTGCTATGTCCGTAACTTTCGAAGATTTTAATTTTAACCGGCAAGTACTCAATGCCATTGCCGATGCCGGTTATACCGAAGCTACGCCTGTTCAGCAAAAAGCCATTCCGCCTATCATGAACGGTCAGGACGTGATGGGGATAGCGCAAACCGGTACCGGTAAAACCGCTGCCTATATGCTGCCCATTATTATGCGTTTAAAATATGCACAGGGTATGGATGCCCGCGCTATAGTAATTGCCCCAACCCGCGAACTGGCGTTACAAATAGAAGAAAACGCCCGCGAGTTTGCCAAATATACCGATTTGCGCATAGTATCGCTTTACGGTGGCCTTGGGCCTAAAACTCAAAAAGAGTTGATGGATAAAGGCGTTGATATTATTGTAGCTACCCCCGGCCGCTTTATGGATGTTTACCTTACGGGACACATGGTAACCAAAAAACTGGAAGTTTTAGTTTTAGACGAAGCCGATAAAATGATGGATATGGGTTTTATGCCTCAAATAAACCGCATACTAGAGGTTGTTCCGCGTAAGCGACAAAACCTGCTGTTTTCGGCAACCATGAGCGATAAGATACAAACCCTTTCTGCTAACTTTTTGGAGTTTCCAACCGTTATCGAGGTTACACCGCAGGCTACGCCGGCGCAAACGGTAAATCAAACGCTGTATCATGTACCCAACATGAAAACCAAGATTAACCTGTTGCGCAGGCTTTTGGATGCTCCTGACGATATTAAAAAACTCATCATTTTTTGTAAAACCCGTGTAGCTGCCGAAGACGTTTATAAATTTATCCTCCGCAAGTTTGGCGAAAAAGAAGTAAGGGTACTGCATGCCAACAAAGGGCAAAATACCCGCATTAACGCTATTAATGCCTTTAAAAACGACGAGGTTAAAATACTGGTTGCTACCGATGTTGCTTCGCGCGGAATTGATGTGAGCGATGTGAGCCACGTTATTAACTTTGATGTGCCGGTTGTTTATGAAGATTATGTACACCGGATAGGCCGCACCGGTCGTGCTTTCCAAAGCGGGGAGGCTATCACTTTTTGTAACCCTGCCGAAGAATATTACATCAAAAAGATAGAAAAATTGATAAGGCAACAAATTCCTGTTGTATTTTTGCCGCCGGAAGTTTTTGTTGACGAAACACCTTACGAGGAAAAACAGGAGCAAGATAGGGAGATTGACATGCAGAAACGCAAGGAAGATCCCGATTTTAAAGGCGCCTTTCACGAAAAGAAATCGTTAAGCCAGCGCAAAAAATTTGATGCAGCAAAAGCTAAAACCACACATAGTAACAGGCCCGGTAAAAAAGCTGCGGCTGCACGCTCAAACAGGCAACGTAAGCATTAATAAATTGAATAAATAATCCCGTTTGAGAGAGGCGAATAGCATAACTCTTACTTACTACCTTAAAGCACTGATAAATGAAACTCAAAATTACGCCACTCAACATAGCTACGGCCTTTTTTTTAGTAGCGGCGGCTTATGTTGGCATTTATGGCATTAAATTGGGCAATAGCAAAACGCTTAATTTTGGCGGAACCATTTGCGCCGTGTTTTTACTGTTTGCATTGGTAGTGTTTGTAATTGATATGATGCTGCGCAATTTTTTCGCGGAAACAAAAAAATTATGGATCATTGAGTTAAGCTTTATAACTTTAACTGCTGTGATTTACCTACTTATTAAATAATACGCTAAATAAAAAATGAAGAAAGCTGAAATTAAAATTATAGTTGAACTTGATGAAAATAACCTTCCCGAAAGTATTGTTTGGGAATCAACAGATTCGAAAAACAAAGAGGCATTGCCGGTTAAATCATTTAACCTGTCTTTGTGGGATCATAATTACCAAAATACGTTAACCATAGGCCTATGGACGAAAGATATGCCTGTTGACGATATGAAGCGTTTTTTTTACGAAACCCTGCAAACAATGGGCGATAGCTTTTTACGCGCCACAGGTGAAACTAATATAGTGGAAGACCTGCGCGACTATTGCGCACACTTTGCCGACAAAATGGAAATCAAACAATAAAAATTAAATATATGCGAATCGGGTCGTTTATTGCTCTATTGGGTTTTATAGTTTTAACAGCAGGTACATTTAGCCCCCTGTTAAGTTTTGGAATACGAATGAATGTTT includes:
- a CDS encoding type II toxin-antitoxin system RelE/ParE family toxin gives rise to the protein MYQIVIKPKAVDMARDAYVWYELQQPGLGELFLKELDNCYDKLEAWPIAYAKIRKNFRQIILKKFPYVLVFEIIKHEVVIYAVFHTSLSPRKKFKR
- a CDS encoding DEAD/DEAH box helicase, whose protein sequence is MSVTFEDFNFNRQVLNAIADAGYTEATPVQQKAIPPIMNGQDVMGIAQTGTGKTAAYMLPIIMRLKYAQGMDARAIVIAPTRELALQIEENAREFAKYTDLRIVSLYGGLGPKTQKELMDKGVDIIVATPGRFMDVYLTGHMVTKKLEVLVLDEADKMMDMGFMPQINRILEVVPRKRQNLLFSATMSDKIQTLSANFLEFPTVIEVTPQATPAQTVNQTLYHVPNMKTKINLLRRLLDAPDDIKKLIIFCKTRVAAEDVYKFILRKFGEKEVRVLHANKGQNTRINAINAFKNDEVKILVATDVASRGIDVSDVSHVINFDVPVVYEDYVHRIGRTGRAFQSGEAITFCNPAEEYYIKKIEKLIRQQIPVVFLPPEVFVDETPYEEKQEQDREIDMQKRKEDPDFKGAFHEKKSLSQRKKFDAAKAKTTHSNRPGKKAAAARSNRQRKH
- the gldC gene encoding gliding motility protein GldC; protein product: MKKAEIKIIVELDENNLPESIVWESTDSKNKEALPVKSFNLSLWDHNYQNTLTIGLWTKDMPVDDMKRFFYETLQTMGDSFLRATGETNIVEDLRDYCAHFADKMEIKQ